Sequence from the Ignavibacteria bacterium genome:
GGAAGAAATACTTGCATTGCGTTCATCATCTCCGGTAACGAATGTTATTGAACATAATACGTTTTCTCCCCAACAATTTTCTCTTTCGCAAAACTATCCCAATCCTTTCAATCCAACAACAACGATTCGATTTGAAATTCCCGTAGGGGCAATTCATGAATTGCCCTTACAAACAACGTTGAAAATTTACAACATACTCGGTGAAGACGTTGCAACGCTTGTGAATGAAAATCTTCCTGCAGGAAATTACGAGCGAGAATGGAATGCAACGAATTTTCCAAGCGGATTGTATCTTTACAGATTGACGGCAGGAAAATTTTCGGAGACGAAGAAACTTCTTCTTCTGAAATAATTTTACTCAACTTTTCCGTTTTCCTCTCAAGTCGGTTTGCTTATATTA
This genomic interval carries:
- a CDS encoding T9SS type A sorting domain-containing protein, whose amino-acid sequence is MNTLHLLASGNDGWGFPPHAYYRTKNEGGNWSEPQLATSDGAGWGNSLFIDINSKAHILWEETSGNIYTGNLFYASNKTGVWESDSLLCDEKSFGGNFVIDANGFGYALLYNGATFDTEEILALRSSSPVTNVIEHNTFSPQQFSLSQNYPNPFNPTTTIRFEIPVGAIHELPLQTTLKIYNILGEDVATLVNENLPAGNYEREWNATNFPSGLYLYRLTAGKFSETKKLLLLK